From the Leptospira sp. WS60.C2 genome, one window contains:
- the dnaX gene encoding DNA polymerase III subunit gamma/tau yields MSDNHQVLFRKYRPQFFRDVIYQDLAVGSLQNAFKSKKIGHAYIFIGPRGVGKTTIARILAKRLNCENPDGVEPCNACTSCLEITKGNSNDVFEIDAASNSGVDNIRELRENVKFNAMGGKYRVYILDEVHMLSGAAFNALLKTLEEPPAHVVFILATTEYHKIPETILSRCQDFHFRKVPVTVLQNYIETLCAKEGLKYDSEGLFWIAKKGDGSVRDTLSFMEQAVIFTDGNLTGAKLRKMIGYHGIDTFTDFLNQLIDTTQSAQIFETLENLFQAGIDLGKFIWDFIEFLNSLLLIKDNLADRESINIPQEDLQKLKQNYRELDREILVLLAERIFSIHEKLNLMKLRSSYEMKVYLEIQFRKLILDREKPSVSGLLAKISELTKLVQGDISLIPDSVDTVPKQVQAPSSSPKPTIPKTDEQTIPAQEKVLESKKQESQAFQKESASLPKTNQPIQNNNPSEDMEKLLKEKFSGMEVDPNQFKNL; encoded by the coding sequence ATGAGCGATAACCACCAAGTACTCTTTCGAAAATACCGACCCCAATTCTTTCGTGATGTGATTTACCAAGATCTCGCCGTTGGGTCTTTACAAAACGCATTCAAATCCAAAAAAATTGGACATGCTTATATCTTCATTGGTCCTCGAGGTGTGGGAAAAACAACTATCGCGAGAATTTTAGCGAAACGATTGAACTGTGAAAATCCAGATGGTGTAGAACCATGCAATGCCTGCACATCTTGCCTTGAGATAACGAAAGGCAATTCTAATGATGTATTTGAAATCGATGCTGCGTCCAACAGTGGAGTCGATAACATTCGCGAACTTCGAGAAAATGTAAAATTTAATGCGATGGGTGGAAAGTATCGCGTTTATATTTTGGACGAAGTACATATGCTCAGTGGTGCTGCCTTTAATGCTCTTCTTAAAACTTTGGAAGAACCACCTGCACATGTTGTTTTCATTCTTGCTACCACAGAATATCATAAGATCCCAGAAACGATTTTATCCAGATGCCAAGACTTTCATTTCCGTAAAGTACCTGTTACTGTTTTACAAAACTATATTGAAACACTTTGTGCCAAAGAAGGTTTAAAATACGATTCGGAAGGATTATTTTGGATCGCAAAAAAGGGAGATGGATCTGTCCGAGACACGCTTTCTTTTATGGAACAAGCTGTTATTTTTACTGATGGAAACTTAACGGGTGCTAAACTTAGAAAGATGATTGGGTATCATGGGATTGATACCTTTACGGATTTTTTAAACCAACTCATCGATACTACACAGAGTGCTCAAATCTTTGAAACATTGGAAAATTTATTCCAAGCAGGCATTGATTTAGGAAAATTCATTTGGGATTTTATTGAATTCCTAAATTCACTGTTACTCATCAAAGATAACTTAGCAGACAGAGAATCCATCAATATTCCCCAAGAAGATTTACAAAAACTAAAACAAAATTACCGTGAACTCGATCGAGAGATCTTGGTATTACTTGCAGAACGTATTTTTTCCATTCATGAAAAATTGAATCTAATGAAACTACGAAGCTCTTACGAGATGAAAGTTTACTTGGAAATACAATTTCGCAAATTGATCTTGGATCGAGAAAAACCAAGTGTATCAGGACTCTTAGCTAAAATTTCAGAACTGACAAAACTTGTTCAAGGTGACATTAGTTTGATCCCTGATTCCGTGGATACGGTTCCAAAACAAGTTCAGGCACCTTCCTCTTCCCCAAAGCCAACCATTCCCAAAACGGATGAACAAACGATTCCCGCCCAAGAAAAAGTTTTGGAATCAAAAAAACAAGAATCCCAAGCGTTCCAGAAGGAATCTGCTTCTTTACCAAAGACCAACCAACCAATCCAAAATAATAATCCATCAGAGGATATGGAAAAGTTACTTAAAGAAAAATTCTCTGGTATGGAAGTGGATCCCAACCAATTTAAAAATTTATAA
- a CDS encoding YbaB/EbfC family nucleoid-associated protein: MFDQMKQMREAFSQLGNIKEKQEELQKRLSQIRVTASAGAGMVEVTASADGTLTNLNINPIMFNADDKKMLEDLILSATNEVQRKAKEAMAHEMKNVLGFNPSDFEGVFNQMQKDGGFPPV, from the coding sequence ATTTTTGATCAAATGAAACAAATGCGAGAGGCATTCTCGCAACTAGGAAACATCAAAGAGAAACAAGAAGAATTACAAAAACGTCTCTCGCAGATTCGTGTAACAGCGTCCGCTGGAGCTGGAATGGTAGAAGTCACAGCCTCTGCAGATGGCACCTTAACTAATCTCAATATCAATCCGATTATGTTCAATGCGGATGATAAAAAAATGTTGGAAGATTTAATTTTATCAGCAACGAATGAAGTGCAACGAAAGGCAAAAGAAGCGATGGCTCACGAAATGAAAAACGTTTTGGGATTCAATCCAAGTGATTTTGAAGGTGTCTTCAATCAAATGCAGAAAGACGGAGGGTTTCCTCCTGTCTGA
- the recR gene encoding recombination mediator RecR, with the protein MSDPQFQKLIQSFSSLPGIGKKSATRIGFHILRMDPSTFQAWLSNIEEAKTKLRFCDECGGLTEDQVCSICLSERRDSSILCVVEQPEDIFFIENTKEYAGKYHVLNGAISPLDGIGPEQLRIRQLMRRLDEGNIKEVLIATNPTLEGDATASYLSTVIKPMEIKITRIAHGITIGGTLEYSDQYTLGKAIKSRLTL; encoded by the coding sequence CTGTCTGATCCTCAATTCCAAAAGCTCATTCAGTCTTTCTCAAGTTTACCCGGTATTGGAAAAAAAAGCGCAACTCGGATTGGTTTTCATATCCTAAGAATGGATCCTTCCACATTCCAGGCTTGGTTATCCAATATCGAAGAAGCAAAAACCAAACTTAGATTTTGTGATGAATGTGGTGGTCTCACTGAGGATCAAGTTTGTTCCATTTGTTTATCGGAACGAAGAGACAGTTCTATACTTTGCGTTGTGGAACAGCCTGAAGATATCTTTTTTATCGAAAACACAAAAGAATATGCTGGGAAATATCATGTTCTAAATGGAGCCATCTCACCGCTGGATGGAATAGGTCCAGAACAATTACGGATACGCCAACTCATGCGTCGATTGGATGAGGGGAATATCAAAGAAGTTTTGATTGCAACCAATCCAACTTTAGAAGGTGATGCAACTGCTTCCTATCTATCTACTGTGATCAAACCAATGGAAATCAAGATCACAAGAATTGCACATGGCATTACAATTGGAGGAACATTGGAATATTCAGACCAATATACATTGGGAAAAGCAATTAAATCAAGATTAACGTTATAA